GGGGTTGGAGACTTCTTTTTAATGTGTTACAATCATAGTCACAATAGcttataaatttttttgaatgaatgacatttaagttcttattgaaatatttattccaaTAACTCAGTACTGTGGGAACTACGCATTCTGACTGATATGAAAGCTTATCTATCACTTAATCTGTATTAGcttcaagggaagaaaaatggcAGACCTGGGAGTCAGGCAAGTTTGGCTTTTCTATTCCCATCTTTGCCACAGCCTTTTGGTGCGACACTGAGCAAGTCATTGTCATCTCCAGAATGCAAATAAAAGGATGGACTCAGTAGTCTCTAAGTCCCTTCATGGGTGTGATCATGGGTTACTTTCGATCAAGTACCATGTTCACACAGTAATGTGTTTCATCGCATTTTAAAGCTGGAAGGGGGTTTAATGATCCTCTGGTCTAcactcctcattttacaggtgctCTTTGCAAAATAGAACAGATGTTATTATCCtccttttacaaattaaaattctCAGGCCCTGAGGGGGTGAGTCATTTACTCTAAAGGAGGTGAACTCTAGCTCATCTTCCTGCTACACCACACTGTCAACTAGGCTTTATTGGGTCCAGTTTAGTCTTGTCCACTTTCTGTGGCCTGGTCCTCAATGCAGATAAAAAAAGCACCAACTAGCATGTGCTCAGCTAAAGGCCTTCGGATGCTAACAGTGTTAGGCTGTCCTGTGCCTCCATTTTCCTCTGAGGGTAGAAATGCTTCATTGCAGGGTAAATGCAAGTCTGGTTCTGGTTTGTTTCTTACCAGAGTGAGAGTCTACATTGACAAACATGGAAACCAGGCAGTTTTCCTTGCTGTAAGAGCAGGTTTTCTGGGTGACCAGGGTCAGGGGAGAGAGGAGTCAGAACCCAGTAAGTCGTTCTGGTACTGGTTAATTTGACCGTGCACATACAGTAACACCGAGAACAAAACCTACATTTATTAGATGTCTATGTATACCAAGGATTTGACAGATACTGtctcatttagaaaatgaaatttctgaaaatagaaGTTTAAGAAATCAGCAATTTTAGAAAGAAGCTTTAGAGAGGGAAAAATATGATGGCGTCTGGAAGCAGAAATGGTCTTACGTGGTTTAGAATATAAGGCCTGAAAGCCCACGGTGACCGGAACCACCACATCCACCTGAGGTCTACTGAGAGTACCCTTCTCTCCGAGTCGCAGTCACGTCACCTGCCTCTACCGAAACcaaaggggtttttttttaaaggtgggcTTTGGGGTCTTAAGAGGGATCTTGGGTCAACCACTTCCTAGTGGCACTACCACTTCCTACCAGGGAAATCTTTACTGAGTCTCTTAACCTCTTAGAGCCTCAGTATTTTTATCTGTAaagtgtgttttattctttttttagataaAGGTTAgttataacaatatataaaattcctTGAATAGAATCAACAGAGTCTAGGCTTTCCAATAAGAgttgaagggagagaaagaggagaagggaaaggagaagtcatttattacatttattatgtttCATTAACGGTATTATTCTTCAAGATATGGCTTAGGGTCTTTtagtaaatggcaaaattaaGAGCTTTCTTCCACAGATTACCTGCTTgagctttttttctccctgagccaggctaattaaaaaataccacaaatgGTCTAATTATACCATTGACATTTCTTTTCGATAACTGCCAAGGGACTTTAATAACCATGTTAAAGGACACATTAATATGAAATGTAACTCACTGTGATTCTGATGTTCACACTAATTTGTAGAATTAGTTGCACAGAGAATAAGTTGCACGTGTGGGACAAATGGGGAATCTGAGACCCCCTTTCCAAAGCACAGGGTCTATCCCTCAGAGCATTAGGAAGTGCAGCAAACTAGCAGGACCATCCAACTTAACACATTCAGCGGCATTTGGAGCTCTGGTGGGGAAAACAGGCTCCCTAATTAATTTCACACTTcctctatacatttcaaaaaacaaGGTGTGACTCTGCAGCTGGATATTAAAAAGATCTTCAGAAGGCTAAATGCCAGGTACTTTCCAAACTCCCTGCCCTAAAGGAGCTTTCTGTTTCCCGGTGTCTGTTTGCTGGGGAGAAATCCCAAACTGCTCAGTTAAAGCTAGGGCTTTAAGCTTCTCGAAGGATGTTTCCTGCTCATTAAGGCTCTGGGTTTACTGGAGCTGCTGGCTTGTGTCTTCTCAGTGTAGGAATGCTGGGGGCTTGTCTGCATTCTGCAAAACCCAAGGAAATTtgctaaagaggaaggaaaggaggaaacgGGCATCCAAGGTGTGCCTGTGTTCCTTCCTCCCAAGAGCGGCACGAAGTAAGAGCTGTTGTCTGCGTTTGACAAATGAAGAATCCAAGCTCAGAGGGGTTACCTTGTCCCTAGAGCACACCGCTTCTCCAACATTGCACCCCCTCTGCTCCGAAATATCTAAGCGGTTGTGGCCCCTCTGGGGCACCCTGCTCCTCTCCACCAGGCCCCTCACCACCACTTCCTTGCTGCAGATTGCCCTAGGTTTGTTTTTCTTCGCTCCCTCATTAATGAGTTCCACAGGACGATGCTAAGTCTAGTTATGCAGCTTTAATTGGTTTAGTTACAACAAgataattccttttttcttctctcggaggcctttctgtttaaagacatttTAGCTGGAAGATGCTAATTATCAATGAGGAGAAAGTGACACCTGAAGAGTTCATTTTCCATCTTGGTCCTTGGTTTCTCCTTTGAACTCCCTCTACCCGGCCCTCTTTCCCACTTCATCACTTCTCCCCGACCATCATAAAAGAGACCTCTGCCCTGGCCGGGCGGCAGAACTTTCCTTCTCACTTGCCAGGGAGTCGTCTCTGCAGTTGTGTCGCAGGCATGGACAACCTGCGTGAGACCTTCCTCAGCCTCGAAGATGGCTTGGACTCCTCCGACAGCCCTGGCCTGCTGTCCTCCTGGGACTGGAAAGACAGGGCAGGGCCCTTTGAGCTGACCCAGGCCTCTCCCACCCAGAGCCTCTCTCCGGCCCCATCGCTGGAGTCCTATTCTTCTTCTCCTTGTCCGGCTGTGGCTGGGTTGTCCTGTGGGCATGGAGGTGCCAACAATGGGGGCGGCAATGACTGCAGCGGCCTTGGGTCTGGCGGCCTGGTGGAGGTGGGCTATGATATGTTAGCTTTCCAGCCTGCCTACCTGCAGGGCGCTGGTGGCCCCAAAACCCAGAAGGGCACCAAAGTCAGGATGTCCGTTCAGCGGAGACGGAAGGCCAGCGAGAGGGAGAAGCTCCGGATGAGGACCTTAGCTGATGCCCTGCACACCCTCCGGAATTATCTGCCACCCGTCTACAGCCAAAGAGGCCAGCCGCTCACCAAGATCCAGACGTTGAAGTACACCATCAAGTACATCGGAGAACTCACAGACCTTCTCAACAGCGGGCCCCAGAGCACTTGAGCTCTCGGCCCAGGGACTCAGGGACTTACCACCCAGCCCCATGGGCGGGGGCAGAGGAGCTTTAAAGACCTGGACCACCTCACGGCACAGCAGCACCTGGTTATCTTTCTACAGTGAGCGTGGTGACCTTGTTGTCTGAAAAGTTCTAAGGGAATTCCTACTGGACTAGTC
The sequence above is a segment of the Physeter macrocephalus isolate SW-GA chromosome 12, ASM283717v5, whole genome shotgun sequence genome. Coding sequences within it:
- the MSGN1 gene encoding mesogenin-1, yielding MDNLRETFLSLEDGLDSSDSPGLLSSWDWKDRAGPFELTQASPTQSLSPAPSLESYSSSPCPAVAGLSCGHGGANNGGGNDCSGLGSGGLVEVGYDMLAFQPAYLQGAGGPKTQKGTKVRMSVQRRRKASEREKLRMRTLADALHTLRNYLPPVYSQRGQPLTKIQTLKYTIKYIGELTDLLNSGPQST